From Sceloporus undulatus isolate JIND9_A2432 ecotype Alabama chromosome 6, SceUnd_v1.1, whole genome shotgun sequence, one genomic window encodes:
- the LOC121933755 gene encoding vomeronasal type-2 receptor 26-like, whose product MYAPNYKCERGKNVLSVVGGLSIETSIHMATILSTYKMPQLSYAIHQTTISEKTHFPSLYWMAPKETILHMGIVHLLLHFRWTWIGFIVSDDDDGESFAKIMTSLLVQNGICVAFTEHVQAMNYRQSWVPSKNIFFKLNFLLQSVEDVNVILVSGTSQSLHLLTIVIEFNEFRRKIHIGKVWIMPPQWDFSNTISTNGYPTKTFHGAFSFFVHTKVVPAFQEFIQNLKPDKSLMNFMSVFWQDAFHCQIPNEYYQYCRRCRKCTGEEKLERLPGHVLEMELTGESYSIYNAVYAVAHTLPLARKTAMLNRGIFMKWKVQPWQLHNTLRNIYFNNGAGHEVLFMNGELSAEGYDIINWIIFSNQSFVKLKVGKISPTQGFYIREDGIQWNSRFEKMLPHSTCVTSCQLGYSKAIQEGQSFCCYDCILCPEGMISNQTDAYDCIKCHEDQYSSKNRNRCMPKVITFLSFHEPLGMILVSLSIFFVVITCLVIQTFLKNWNTPIVKANNRNLTCVLLISILLGYLSALLFIGKPQKVTCLLQQMTFGFIFSVAVSCVLAKTIIVILAFLATQPGNKMRRWLGQKVANAIVLCCSLIQMGICTVWLSTSPPFPNANMHTETGKIVIECNEGSVTMFYCLLGYMGLLAIISFTVAFLARKLPDTFNEAKLITFSMLVFCSVWILFIPGYLSTKGKYIVAVETFAILASNTGLLACIFFPKCYVIVLRADMNSRKCLTEKRH is encoded by the exons ATGTATGCTCCTAATTACAAGTGTGAGAGGGGAAAGAATGTGTTGTCTGTCGTTGGGGGACTCTCTATAGAAACTTCCATTCATATGGCCACCATCTTGAGCACCTACAAAATGCCTCAG CTCAGTTATGCAATACATCAAACCACAATCAGTGAAAAAACTCACTTCCCTTCTTTGTATTGGATGGCACCCAAAGAAACTATCCTTCACATGGGGATAGTCCATTTACTCCTGCATTTCAGATGGACATGGATTGGTTTCATTGTTTCAGATGATGACGATGGGGAGAGTTTTGCTAAAATCATGACATCTCTTCTAGTCCAGAACGGCATTTGTGTTGCTTTCACAGAACATGTTCAGGCAATGAACTATCGCCAATCTTGGGTTccctctaaaaatattttttttaaattgaatttcttACTTCAATCAGTTGAAGACGTCAATGTCATTCTTGTCAGTGGAACTTCTCAGTCTCTGCATCTCTTAACAATAGTCATAGAATTCAATGAATTTAGGAGAAAAATCCATATAGGGAAAGTGTGGATCATGCCACCACAGTGGGATTTCTCTAATACCATTAGTACTAATGGATATCCTACAAAAACCTTCCACggtgccttttctttctttgtccatACCAAAGTGGTGCCAGCATTCCAGGAGTTTATCCAGAATTTAAAACCTGACAAATCACTGATGAATTTTATGTCTGTCTTCTGGCAAGATGCATTCCATTGCCAGATCCCTAATGAATACTACCAATACTGTAGACGTTGTAGGAAATGTACAGGAGAAGAGAAGTTGGAGAGGCTCCCTGGACATGTTCTGGAGATGGAACTCACAGGAGAGAGCTACAGTATCTACAATGCTGTCTATGCTGTAGCACATACTTTACCGTTGGCAAGGAAGACAGCTATGCTGAATAGAGGCATATTTATGAAATGGAAAGTtcaaccatggcag CTCCATAACACCCTCaggaacatttattttaataatggtGCTGGGCACGAGGTCCTTTTTATGAATGGGGAATTGTCAGCAGAAGGATATGACATTATCAACTGGATCATTTTCTCCAACCAATCCTTTGTTAAACTCAAAGTTGGAAAAATTTCCCCAACGCAAGGGTTCTATATCAGGGAGGATGGCATTCAGTGGAACAGTAGATTTGAAAAG atgctGCCCCATTCCACTTGTGTCACGAGTTGCCAGCTTGGCTACAGCAAAGCCATTCAAGAGGGTCAATCATTCTGTTGCTATGACTGTATTCTATGCCCAGAAGGCATGATTTCTAACCAGACAG ATGCATATGATTGTATCAAATGCCATGAAGATCAATACTCAAGCAAAAATAGAAATCGGTGTATGCCAAAGGTTATAACCTTTCTATCTTTCCACGAGCCCTTAGGAATGATATTGGTTTCCCtcagtattttctttgttgttatcaCATGCTTGGTCATACAAACCTTTCTCAAGAACTGGAATACTCCCATTGTCAAAGCCAACAACAGGAATCTCACCTGTGTTCTGCTCATCTCTATTCTGCTCGGCTACCTTTCCGCCCTTCTCTTCATAGGCAAGCCTCAGAAGGTGACCTGCCTTCTCCAGCAAATGACATTTGGCTTCATCTTCTCTGTAGCTGTTTCTTGTGTGTTGGCAAAAACCATCATTGTGATCCTGGCCTTCCTAGCCACACAACCAGGGAACAAGATGAGGAGATGGCTGGGGCAAAAAGTAGCAAATGCCATTGTTCTTTGCTGCTCCCTCATTCAAATGGGTATTTGCACTGTGTGGCTCTCcacctctcctcccttcccaaaTGCCAACATGCACACAGAAACTGGGAAAATTGTCATAGAGTGCAACGAAGGGTCTGTCACCATGTTCTATTGTCTTCTAGGCTACATGGGGCTTTTGGCCATCATCAGCTTCACTGTGGCCTTCCTAGCCCGAAAATTGCCTGACACTTTCAatgaagccaagctgatcacATTCAGCATGTTGGTGTTTTGCAGTGTTTGGATCCTCTTTATTCCAGGCTATCTGAGCACTAAGGGGAAATATATTGTTGCTGTGGAGACTTTTGCCATCCTGGCTTCCAATACTGGTCTCTTGGCATGCATCTTTTTCCCCAAATGTTATGTCATTGTTTTAAGAGCTGACATGAATTCAAGGAAATGTTTGACAGAGAAAAGACATTAA
- the LOC121935755 gene encoding olfactory receptor 14A16-like, with translation MSNETIISDFLLLGFSEQREFQILHFAAFAAMYLAVLMGNLLIIIVVALNTHLQTPMYFFLVNLSISDLGSTSVTIPRSMTNAFMNTTWISYSECLTQMLFFLFFMSTDIFLLTVMAYDRYVAICHPLHYASLMKWGICAHLAVGAWIAGLLNAALHTGTIFSLPFCSNVIHQFFCEIPHLMKISCFDPHFSEVWVLLFSIIVGLGCFVFIVVSYVQIFTAVFKMSSMANRQKAFSTCIPHLIVVSLLIGTGIFSYVIPSSSSSYNFDEVLAVIYSVLPPMMNPIIYSMRNKDIKAALWKLLNWRLPDKNRNLINKGFWGCSSNRNEHLSTICRSLKDNRPD, from the coding sequence ATGTCTAATGAAACAATAATCTCGGATTTCCTACTGCTGGGGTTTTCGGAGCAACGAGAGTTTCAGATTTTGCACTTTGCAGCCTTTGCAGCAATGTACCTGGCTGTCCTTATGGGGAATCTTCTCATCATCATCGTGGTAGCTCTTAATACCCACCTTCAGACTCCAATGTATTTCTTCCTTGTCAACTTGTCCATCAGTGACCTTGGATCCACTTCTGTCACCATCCCCAGATCAATGACCAATGCCTTCATGAATACAACGTGGATTTCATACTCTGAATGTCTAACAcaaatgcttttctttctcttctttatgTCAACTGATATTTTCCTTCTCACTGTCATGGCTTATGACAGATATGTTGCCATCTGCCACCCGTTGCACTATGCCTCGCTGATGAAGTGGGGGATCTGTGCACACCTTGCAGTTGGGGCATGGATAGCAGGCTTACTCAATGCTGCTTTGCACACTGGCACCATTTTTTCACTGCCTTTCTGTTCAAATGTCATCCATCAGTTCTTCTGTGAAATCCCACACCTTATGAAGATCTCCTGCTTTGATCCACATTTCAGTGAAGTTTGGGTGCTCCTCTTTAGTATAATAGTAGGCCTTGGATGCTTTGTGTTCATTGTTGTGTCCTATGTGCAAATCTTTACTGCAGtattcaaaatgtcttccatggCAAACAGGCAAAAGGCTTTCTCTACATGCATTCCACATCTCATTGTTGTTTCCCTGTTGATCGGCACTGGTATCTTTTCATATGTCATACCAAGTTCCAGCTCTTCATATAATTTTGATGAAGTGCTTGCTGTGATATACTCTGTATTACCACCAATGATGAACCCAATCATCTACAGCATGAGGAATAAGGATATCAAAGCTGCCTTGTGGAAATTATTAAATTGGAGGTTACCAGACAAAAATAGAAATCTGATCAACAAAGGGTTTTGGGGATGTAGTAGCAATCGCAATGAGCATCTCAGTACAATCTGTAGAAGCTTAAAAGACAACAGACCAGACTGA